Proteins encoded by one window of Camarhynchus parvulus unplaced genomic scaffold, STF_HiC, whole genome shotgun sequence:
- the LOC115917134 gene encoding histone-lysine N-methyltransferase 2B-like encodes MGGLSILSSVPVSAPLVCLLCASKGQHQLVLCQVCCQPFHSFCLGAGEAPGPGQAEGWSCRRCRSCGVCARRGRHNKPLLECRRCRRCFHLSCLGPGAPARAPPGDWVCWGCRSCGTPEGGEGRDPPCGLCPPPGPGDFGGNFGLTSGLFG; translated from the exons ATGGGCGGGCTCAGCATCCTCTCCTCGGTGCCGGTCTCTGCGCCGCTCGTGTGCCTGCTCTGCGCCAGCAAAGGCCAACACCAG ctggtgctgtgccaggtgtgctgCCAACCCTTCCACAGCTTCTGCCTGGGCGCGGGGGaggcgccggggccgggccaggccgagggctggagctgccggcgctgccgcAGCTGCGGCGTCTGCGCCAGGAGGGGGCGCCACAACAAG cccctcctcgagtgccgccgctgccgccgctgtTTCCACCTGAGCTGCCTCGGCCCCGGCGCCCcggcccgcgccccgcccgggGACTGG gtgtgctggggctgccggAGCTGCGGGACCCCCGAGGGGGGGGAAGGGCGGGACCCCCCCTGCGGGCTCTGCCCCCCCCCCGGGCCAG GAGATTTTGGAGGCAATTTTGGGTTAACTTCAGGACTTTTTGgttga